A stretch of the Microcebus murinus isolate Inina chromosome 6, M.murinus_Inina_mat1.0, whole genome shotgun sequence genome encodes the following:
- the ARPP19 gene encoding cAMP-regulated phosphoprotein 19 isoform X2 has translation MSAEVPEAASAEEQKEMEDKVTSPEKAEEAKLKARYPHLGQKPGGSDFLRKRLQKGQKYFDSGDYNMAKAKMKNKQLPAAAPDKTEVTGDHIPTPQDLPQRKPSLVASKLAG, from the exons ATGTCTGCGGAAGTCCCCGAGGCAGCCTCCGCAGAGGAGCAGAAG gaaatgGAAGATAAAGTGACCAGTCCAGAGAAAGCTGAAGAggcaaaattaaaagcaagataTCCTCATCTGGGACAAAAGCCTGGAGGTTCTGATTTCTTAAGGAAAAGATTACAGAAAGGG caaaaatattttgattctggGGATTACAACATGGctaaagcaaaaatgaagaacaaGCAACTTCCTGCTGCAGCCCCGGATAAGACGGAGGTCACTGGTGACCACATTCCCACTCCACAAGACCTTCCTCAACGGAAACCATCCCTTGTTGCTAGCAAGCTGGCTGGCTGA
- the ARPP19 gene encoding cAMP-regulated phosphoprotein 19 isoform X1: MNGVEEVKHSGQRLVEGSSTKLCRAPKNACVVAERRARKRMALGGRGEVRIVKLLKQKGPELTGKGGERQLHLKTTIPRMHWAVTDGCEVRREPRRLKEKGSARASQSRRSGVKGSTMSAEVPEAASAEEQKEMEDKVTSPEKAEEAKLKARYPHLGQKPGGSDFLRKRLQKGQKYFDSGDYNMAKAKMKNKQLPAAAPDKTEVTGDHIPTPQDLPQRKPSLVASKLAG; this comes from the exons ATGAATGGGGTTGAGGAGGTGAAGCACAGTGGGCAGAGACTTGTGGAGGGGAGCAGCACGAAGCTTTGCAGAGCCCCAAAGAACGCTTGTGTGGTTGCAGAACGGAGAGCTAGGAAGAGAATGGCACTAGGCGGGCGTGGGGAAGTGCGCATAGTAAAGCTCCTGAAACAGAAGGGACCAGAATTGACAGGAAAGGGCGGGGAGAGGCAGCTCCACTTAAAAACTACAATTCCCAGGATGCATTGGGCAGTCACAGACGGATGTGAGGTAAGGCGCGAGCCGCGGCGcttgaaggaaaaaggaagtgcTCGGGCGTCGCAGAGCCGGAGAAGCGGGGTCAA AGGGAGCACTATGTCTGCGGAAGTCCCCGAGGCAGCCTCCGCAGAGGAGCAGAAG gaaatgGAAGATAAAGTGACCAGTCCAGAGAAAGCTGAAGAggcaaaattaaaagcaagataTCCTCATCTGGGACAAAAGCCTGGAGGTTCTGATTTCTTAAGGAAAAGATTACAGAAAGGG caaaaatattttgattctggGGATTACAACATGGctaaagcaaaaatgaagaacaaGCAACTTCCTGCTGCAGCCCCGGATAAGACGGAGGTCACTGGTGACCACATTCCCACTCCACAAGACCTTCCTCAACGGAAACCATCCCTTGTTGCTAGCAAGCTGGCTGGCTGA